A genomic stretch from Astatotilapia calliptera chromosome 4, fAstCal1.2, whole genome shotgun sequence includes:
- the drc3 gene encoding dynein regulatory complex subunit 3 isoform X2 produces MSSEYIISEPTSMDKEILQHAVHEQFKPDHILRFPDASQIHFNEVQKLRLEYKNILRIDHLWDFSSLSKLELNNNAIEKIQGLDHLINLTWLNLSFNQIEKIEGLECVQKLEVLNLSNNKISVIENMDTLENLTHFFISNNLIGQLDNVLYLRKFKNLAAFNLFGNPFLNEGDYRFFIAAYFPKLMFLDSRILDQKTMKMGSVVRVASRWKRVWRNGGVLERRRKRKEASIKYHYVLEKMRLEELELHQADEARQRHEAELKLHRDAFVEFLNGSSLFRTMFKDDPKAQTLHCAPGMDSLIQRFEHQMGELCTQLFERGLAEHKRRETEVKSFFSCQEKAVTDCQEKASQMLAKFNHEHKERTEELQQLSDPEVRKVKIDHCNGEINRLCKNLMTLEFQLVSEMEEKIKTFESRISDMVRHFSEIAQGMFSHCRDLEDDYYQKMQIVAAKILQTVARDARKEDLPDDVIMLFEDRDAVIDALATAHNNHLLKINDRETQLTTGISAWKEALIKGIRDEELKRNRMNISDIHRYVDNLREQLEELI; encoded by the exons ATGAGCTCGGAATATATTATCTCTGAGCCCACGTCGATGGACAAAGAGATCCTGCAGCATGCTGTGCATGAACAGTTTAAACCAGATCACATCCTGCGTTTTCCAGATGCGAGCCAAATCCACTTTAATGAAGTCCAGAAATTAAGACTGGAGTACAAAA aCATCCTGAGGATTGATCACTTATGGGACTTCTCATCTTTGTCCAAACTTGAGTTAAATAACAATGCTATAGAAAAGATCCAGGGACTGGACCATCTGATTAATCTGACGTGGCTTA ATCTGTCATTCAACCAGATTGAGAAAATAGAGGGTCTGGAGTGTGTGCAGAAGCTTGAAGTGCTGAATCTATCCAACAACAAAATCTCTGTCATTGAAAATATGGACACACTTGAGAACCTAACTCACTTCTTCATTTCAAACAACCTAATTGGGCAGTTGGATAAT GTGCTCTACCTCAGGAAGTTCAAGAACCTGGCAGCGTTCAACCTGTTTGGAAATCCTTTCCTAAACGAGGGTGATTACAGATTTTTCATCGCTGCCTACTTTCCAAAGCTGATGTTCCTAGACTCCAGAATACTTGACCAGAAGACA atgaaaaTGGGATCCGTAGTGAGAGTAgcgagcaggtggaagagagtctGGAGAAATGGAGGTGTGCTAGAGAGAAGAAGGAAG AGAAAGGAAGCATCTATCAAATATCACTATGTCCTTGAGAAAATGAGACTTGAAGAGCTGGAGCTACACCAGGCTGATGAGGCTCGACAAAGACACGAAGCTGAGCTAAAATTACACCGA GATGCCTTTGTGGAGTTCCTTAATGGCTCTTCTCTGTTTAGGACCATGTTTAAAGATGatccaaaagcacaaacactgcaCTGTGCACCAGGAATGGATTCTCTGATTCAAAG GTTTGAGCACCAAATGGGGGAGCTGTGTACACAGTTATTTGAAAGGGGCTTGGCTGAGCACAAACGAAGGGAGACAGAGGTGAAGTCTTTCTTCAGTTGCCAAGAAAAGGCTGTGACAGACTGCCAGGAGAAGGCGTCGCAGATGTTAGCAAAGTTTAATCATGAACACAAAGAG CGGACAGAAGAGTTGCAGCAGTTATCAGACCCAGAGGTACGCAAAGTCAAGATTGACCACTGCAATGGTGAAATTAACCGGCTCTGTAAAAACCTCATGACACTGGAGTTTCAGCTGGTCAGCGAGATGGAG GAGAAGATCAAAACTTTTGAGAGCAGAATCTCAGACATGGTTAGACACTTCAGTGAAATCGCACAGGGGat GTTCTCCCACTGTCGAGATCTTGAAGATGACTATTATCAGAAGATGCAAATAGTTGCTGCTAAAATCTTGCAGACAGTGGCCAGAGACGCCCGGAAGGAGGACTTGCCAGATGATGTTATAATG ctgTTTGAAGACAGAGATGCAGTGATAGATGCACTGGCCACAGCCCACAATAACCACCTCCTGAAGATCAATGACCGAGAGACTCAGCTGACTACAGGCATCAGTGCCTGGAAGGAGGCCCTCATTAAGGGG ATACGAGATGAGGAACTGAAGCGGAACCGCATGAACATCTCAGACATCCAcagatatgtggataatttgAGGGAGCAGCTGGAGGAGTTGATATAG
- the drc3 gene encoding dynein regulatory complex subunit 3 isoform X4, which yields MSSEYIISEPTSMDKEILQHAVHEQFKPDHILRFPDASQIHFNEVQKLRLEYKNLSFNQIEKIEGLECVQKLEVLNLSNNKISVIENMDTLENLTHFFISNNLIGQLDNVLYLRKFKNLAAFNLFGNPFLNEGDYRFFIAAYFPKLMFLDSRILDQKTMKMGSVVRVASRWKRVWRNGGVLERRRKRKEASIKYHYVLEKMRLEELELHQADEARQRHEAELKLHRDAFVEFLNGSSLFRTMFKDDPKAQTLHCAPGMDSLIQRFEHQMGELCTQLFERGLAEHKRRETEVKSFFSCQEKAVTDCQEKASQMLAKFNHEHKERTEELQQLSDPEVRKVKIDHCNGEINRLCKNLMTLEFQLVSEMEEKIKTFESRISDMVRHFSEIAQGMFSHCRDLEDDYYQKMQIVAAKILQTVARDARKEDLPDDVIMLFEDRDAVIDALATAHNNHLLKINDRETQLTTGISAWKEALIKGIRDEELKRNRMNISDIHRYVDNLREQLEELI from the exons ATGAGCTCGGAATATATTATCTCTGAGCCCACGTCGATGGACAAAGAGATCCTGCAGCATGCTGTGCATGAACAGTTTAAACCAGATCACATCCTGCGTTTTCCAGATGCGAGCCAAATCCACTTTAATGAAGTCCAGAAATTAAGACTGGAGTACAAAA ATCTGTCATTCAACCAGATTGAGAAAATAGAGGGTCTGGAGTGTGTGCAGAAGCTTGAAGTGCTGAATCTATCCAACAACAAAATCTCTGTCATTGAAAATATGGACACACTTGAGAACCTAACTCACTTCTTCATTTCAAACAACCTAATTGGGCAGTTGGATAAT GTGCTCTACCTCAGGAAGTTCAAGAACCTGGCAGCGTTCAACCTGTTTGGAAATCCTTTCCTAAACGAGGGTGATTACAGATTTTTCATCGCTGCCTACTTTCCAAAGCTGATGTTCCTAGACTCCAGAATACTTGACCAGAAGACA atgaaaaTGGGATCCGTAGTGAGAGTAgcgagcaggtggaagagagtctGGAGAAATGGAGGTGTGCTAGAGAGAAGAAGGAAG AGAAAGGAAGCATCTATCAAATATCACTATGTCCTTGAGAAAATGAGACTTGAAGAGCTGGAGCTACACCAGGCTGATGAGGCTCGACAAAGACACGAAGCTGAGCTAAAATTACACCGA GATGCCTTTGTGGAGTTCCTTAATGGCTCTTCTCTGTTTAGGACCATGTTTAAAGATGatccaaaagcacaaacactgcaCTGTGCACCAGGAATGGATTCTCTGATTCAAAG GTTTGAGCACCAAATGGGGGAGCTGTGTACACAGTTATTTGAAAGGGGCTTGGCTGAGCACAAACGAAGGGAGACAGAGGTGAAGTCTTTCTTCAGTTGCCAAGAAAAGGCTGTGACAGACTGCCAGGAGAAGGCGTCGCAGATGTTAGCAAAGTTTAATCATGAACACAAAGAG CGGACAGAAGAGTTGCAGCAGTTATCAGACCCAGAGGTACGCAAAGTCAAGATTGACCACTGCAATGGTGAAATTAACCGGCTCTGTAAAAACCTCATGACACTGGAGTTTCAGCTGGTCAGCGAGATGGAG GAGAAGATCAAAACTTTTGAGAGCAGAATCTCAGACATGGTTAGACACTTCAGTGAAATCGCACAGGGGat GTTCTCCCACTGTCGAGATCTTGAAGATGACTATTATCAGAAGATGCAAATAGTTGCTGCTAAAATCTTGCAGACAGTGGCCAGAGACGCCCGGAAGGAGGACTTGCCAGATGATGTTATAATG ctgTTTGAAGACAGAGATGCAGTGATAGATGCACTGGCCACAGCCCACAATAACCACCTCCTGAAGATCAATGACCGAGAGACTCAGCTGACTACAGGCATCAGTGCCTGGAAGGAGGCCCTCATTAAGGGG ATACGAGATGAGGAACTGAAGCGGAACCGCATGAACATCTCAGACATCCAcagatatgtggataatttgAGGGAGCAGCTGGAGGAGTTGATATAG
- the drc3 gene encoding dynein regulatory complex subunit 3 isoform X3 — protein MSSEYIISEPTSMDKEILQHAVHEQFKPDHILRFPDASQIHFNEVQKLRLEYKNILRIDHLWDFSSLSKLELNNNAIEKIQGLDHLINLTWLNLSFNQIEKIEGLECVQKLEVLNLSNNKISVIENMDTLENLTHFFISNNLIGQLDNVLYLRKFKNLAAFNLFGNPFLNEGDYRFFIAAYFPKLMFLDSRILDQKTRKEASIKYHYVLEKMRLEELELHQADEARQRHEAELKLHRDAFVEFLNGSSLFRTMFKDDPKAQTLHCAPGMDSLIQRFEHQMGELCTQLFERGLAEHKRRETEVKSFFSCQEKAVTDCQEKASQMLAKFNHEHKERTEELQQLSDPEVRKVKIDHCNGEINRLCKNLMTLEFQLVSEMEEKIKTFESRISDMVRHFSEIAQGMFSHCRDLEDDYYQKMQIVAAKILQTVARDARKEDLPDDVIMLFEDRDAVIDALATAHNNHLLKINDRETQLTTGISAWKEALIKGIRDEELKRNRMNISDIHRYVDNLREQLEELI, from the exons ATGAGCTCGGAATATATTATCTCTGAGCCCACGTCGATGGACAAAGAGATCCTGCAGCATGCTGTGCATGAACAGTTTAAACCAGATCACATCCTGCGTTTTCCAGATGCGAGCCAAATCCACTTTAATGAAGTCCAGAAATTAAGACTGGAGTACAAAA aCATCCTGAGGATTGATCACTTATGGGACTTCTCATCTTTGTCCAAACTTGAGTTAAATAACAATGCTATAGAAAAGATCCAGGGACTGGACCATCTGATTAATCTGACGTGGCTTA ATCTGTCATTCAACCAGATTGAGAAAATAGAGGGTCTGGAGTGTGTGCAGAAGCTTGAAGTGCTGAATCTATCCAACAACAAAATCTCTGTCATTGAAAATATGGACACACTTGAGAACCTAACTCACTTCTTCATTTCAAACAACCTAATTGGGCAGTTGGATAAT GTGCTCTACCTCAGGAAGTTCAAGAACCTGGCAGCGTTCAACCTGTTTGGAAATCCTTTCCTAAACGAGGGTGATTACAGATTTTTCATCGCTGCCTACTTTCCAAAGCTGATGTTCCTAGACTCCAGAATACTTGACCAGAAGACA AGAAAGGAAGCATCTATCAAATATCACTATGTCCTTGAGAAAATGAGACTTGAAGAGCTGGAGCTACACCAGGCTGATGAGGCTCGACAAAGACACGAAGCTGAGCTAAAATTACACCGA GATGCCTTTGTGGAGTTCCTTAATGGCTCTTCTCTGTTTAGGACCATGTTTAAAGATGatccaaaagcacaaacactgcaCTGTGCACCAGGAATGGATTCTCTGATTCAAAG GTTTGAGCACCAAATGGGGGAGCTGTGTACACAGTTATTTGAAAGGGGCTTGGCTGAGCACAAACGAAGGGAGACAGAGGTGAAGTCTTTCTTCAGTTGCCAAGAAAAGGCTGTGACAGACTGCCAGGAGAAGGCGTCGCAGATGTTAGCAAAGTTTAATCATGAACACAAAGAG CGGACAGAAGAGTTGCAGCAGTTATCAGACCCAGAGGTACGCAAAGTCAAGATTGACCACTGCAATGGTGAAATTAACCGGCTCTGTAAAAACCTCATGACACTGGAGTTTCAGCTGGTCAGCGAGATGGAG GAGAAGATCAAAACTTTTGAGAGCAGAATCTCAGACATGGTTAGACACTTCAGTGAAATCGCACAGGGGat GTTCTCCCACTGTCGAGATCTTGAAGATGACTATTATCAGAAGATGCAAATAGTTGCTGCTAAAATCTTGCAGACAGTGGCCAGAGACGCCCGGAAGGAGGACTTGCCAGATGATGTTATAATG ctgTTTGAAGACAGAGATGCAGTGATAGATGCACTGGCCACAGCCCACAATAACCACCTCCTGAAGATCAATGACCGAGAGACTCAGCTGACTACAGGCATCAGTGCCTGGAAGGAGGCCCTCATTAAGGGG ATACGAGATGAGGAACTGAAGCGGAACCGCATGAACATCTCAGACATCCAcagatatgtggataatttgAGGGAGCAGCTGGAGGAGTTGATATAG
- the drc3 gene encoding dynein regulatory complex subunit 3 isoform X1: protein MSSEYIISEPTSMDKEILQHAVHEQFKPDHILRFPDASQIHFNEVQKLRLEYKNILRIDHLWDFSSLSKLELNNNAIEKIQGLDHLINLTWLNLSFNQIEKIEGLECVQKLEVLNLSNNKISVIENMDTLENLTHFFISNNLIGQLDNVLYLRKFKNLAAFNLFGNPFLNEGDYRFFIAAYFPKLMFLDSRILDQKTRKEASIKYHYVLEKMRLEELELHQADEARQRHEAELKLHRVLSFFCDSSVDLYTYSLTLMFSFLLFFVKDAFVEFLNGSSLFRTMFKDDPKAQTLHCAPGMDSLIQRFEHQMGELCTQLFERGLAEHKRRETEVKSFFSCQEKAVTDCQEKASQMLAKFNHEHKERTEELQQLSDPEVRKVKIDHCNGEINRLCKNLMTLEFQLVSEMEEKIKTFESRISDMVRHFSEIAQGMFSHCRDLEDDYYQKMQIVAAKILQTVARDARKEDLPDDVIMLFEDRDAVIDALATAHNNHLLKINDRETQLTTGISAWKEALIKGIRDEELKRNRMNISDIHRYVDNLREQLEELI from the exons ATGAGCTCGGAATATATTATCTCTGAGCCCACGTCGATGGACAAAGAGATCCTGCAGCATGCTGTGCATGAACAGTTTAAACCAGATCACATCCTGCGTTTTCCAGATGCGAGCCAAATCCACTTTAATGAAGTCCAGAAATTAAGACTGGAGTACAAAA aCATCCTGAGGATTGATCACTTATGGGACTTCTCATCTTTGTCCAAACTTGAGTTAAATAACAATGCTATAGAAAAGATCCAGGGACTGGACCATCTGATTAATCTGACGTGGCTTA ATCTGTCATTCAACCAGATTGAGAAAATAGAGGGTCTGGAGTGTGTGCAGAAGCTTGAAGTGCTGAATCTATCCAACAACAAAATCTCTGTCATTGAAAATATGGACACACTTGAGAACCTAACTCACTTCTTCATTTCAAACAACCTAATTGGGCAGTTGGATAAT GTGCTCTACCTCAGGAAGTTCAAGAACCTGGCAGCGTTCAACCTGTTTGGAAATCCTTTCCTAAACGAGGGTGATTACAGATTTTTCATCGCTGCCTACTTTCCAAAGCTGATGTTCCTAGACTCCAGAATACTTGACCAGAAGACA AGAAAGGAAGCATCTATCAAATATCACTATGTCCTTGAGAAAATGAGACTTGAAGAGCTGGAGCTACACCAGGCTGATGAGGCTCGACAAAGACACGAAGCTGAGCTAAAATTACACCGAGTACTATCTTTTTTTTGTGACTCATCTGTTGATTTGTATACATACAGTCTGAcacttatgttttcttttttgttgttttttgtgaagGATGCCTTTGTGGAGTTCCTTAATGGCTCTTCTCTGTTTAGGACCATGTTTAAAGATGatccaaaagcacaaacactgcaCTGTGCACCAGGAATGGATTCTCTGATTCAAAG GTTTGAGCACCAAATGGGGGAGCTGTGTACACAGTTATTTGAAAGGGGCTTGGCTGAGCACAAACGAAGGGAGACAGAGGTGAAGTCTTTCTTCAGTTGCCAAGAAAAGGCTGTGACAGACTGCCAGGAGAAGGCGTCGCAGATGTTAGCAAAGTTTAATCATGAACACAAAGAG CGGACAGAAGAGTTGCAGCAGTTATCAGACCCAGAGGTACGCAAAGTCAAGATTGACCACTGCAATGGTGAAATTAACCGGCTCTGTAAAAACCTCATGACACTGGAGTTTCAGCTGGTCAGCGAGATGGAG GAGAAGATCAAAACTTTTGAGAGCAGAATCTCAGACATGGTTAGACACTTCAGTGAAATCGCACAGGGGat GTTCTCCCACTGTCGAGATCTTGAAGATGACTATTATCAGAAGATGCAAATAGTTGCTGCTAAAATCTTGCAGACAGTGGCCAGAGACGCCCGGAAGGAGGACTTGCCAGATGATGTTATAATG ctgTTTGAAGACAGAGATGCAGTGATAGATGCACTGGCCACAGCCCACAATAACCACCTCCTGAAGATCAATGACCGAGAGACTCAGCTGACTACAGGCATCAGTGCCTGGAAGGAGGCCCTCATTAAGGGG ATACGAGATGAGGAACTGAAGCGGAACCGCATGAACATCTCAGACATCCAcagatatgtggataatttgAGGGAGCAGCTGGAGGAGTTGATATAG